GCTGGAAGCAGTGACTGGACAAACTCCGGCTGGAAATAAGGTACACGCTTTTAACAGTGAGGCCAATTAACGCCTGGAATAGCTGACCAGGCACTTGGGGGATTTTCCATCACATGAAGTCTTCCCCCCCACAGCTCACTGAGTCACACTCTCCTCCTAGACTTTATTTCCACGTCACTGTGAACACACGTATAAAACCATTACAAACACGGAACATTAAAAACAGGTGAGTGCAAGTACACGtggcctcctgcttgctgggcgAGCTGGCatcaggcctgggaaaggggctggggcagggctctgcatggggaggagggggtgtcaTAACTACCCTGTTCACATGCACATACAGCAAGCAGGGGCCTGTCTACACAcactgcccagagcccagcctgccACACAGGGTGTGGAGGGATCCCCACCAGTCCTAGGGCACTGAGGAACAGCTCAATGCCAATCTACCGCCTGCACCCTGCctctggctgctggtgggttaagtgggagtggggggagtttGGTCCAAAATGTAGAGggcattttttaataaaagctcaGAACCCCTGTGCCCCCAAGTGCAGTGATTCCATGAACAGCCCCCTCCCCGTGCTCTTCAGGGGCCAGAGCCTGCGCGTCTGTGCCAGTGTCAGGCAGCAAACCCCACTGTGTGTGGGGAGGCCAAGCTGTTTGATGGACGGCTGCTGGTGAGCCTGGTGGGTGGGAAgcatggagccccctcccccagcctgtgtAGAGCAGGGGGATCTGCACCCCTCCAGGCCGGAGCCCCCTGGATGTTGGGAAGAGCActctccccccaccgcctgtGGAAAAGCTGCAAGGACTGAGACTATATTAACTCCTGGCTGTGTTGGGAAAGGCCgcctggctgctggctggggctggagccagagcagggctggtGACTGGAACTGGCTTCCAACCAATCTGGATCCCCACATGGATCTGCCTGTTTCCTGCCCTCTTTGCCCCCCAGTGGAACTGGGGGcagtttcctcccccccccatttgcacttcccccatcagctcctcggTCACCTGAGCCCAGTTTCTCCCTCGGCCAGTGCCCAGAGCTCCCTGGCAAACTTGCTGCTGGTAccggaggagtttcctgctgcagcagcttcccAAACCTACCAGTGGGACAGCAGGCAGCACAGCTGCTGGCCAAGGCCCATGAGCCTCACCCCTGACCCGCCACCGTGGGACACGTGACTGCACTGAGGGCTCTGCCATTTATAGCGCAGAACAGGCTGGGAACCATGGttgctgcagcagccagcagggttgAGCTCTGGCCTGTTGGAGACCTACCacgcagctctgccggtgccacCGGCTTTCCTTTGGGGACTGGCCTCTCGAGGAGGAAATGGACACTTGACCATTGGCTAGACAGCGTGGGAATACAGGACACAGGACTCTTGGTCCTGCTCCTGCTCTTGGAGGGGAGTGTCATCTCATGGTGAGGGACAGGTTAGCCAAAGTGCCTATATTTGGCACAGTCACTCTGCCAGGCAGCGTGGCTGAGTTTGGGTCGGCCATGCCAGAGGGTGGGGTGTTAGTCCCAACTTGCTTGAAGTGACCTTGTGCAATCTTCCCATAGTAAGAGGAGGTAGGGTTAAtacctgactgccccttgggccTGGAGTGCAAGgtagtggggggaagggggctagGAGCTGGGGAGCGCACGGCAGTGACCGCAGGCAGGAGAAAGGAGCACTGAGCTcatgggctccccctccccccgcctgatTGCTCTGCCACGTGCCTTCTGGGCTTCCAACACTGTGTCGTTCTCAAGCTCGAGGGGCCTGCAAAATCAGGGCATTTAGAGCGGGAACTCGTTCTGGGGCCAATTTCTGACGGATCAGCAGTTCAAACGCCAACGGACTGATTTTCCCGGAACGCCTCTGACGTGCCAGTGCTGCGCTGTGATTAGGTGCGGAGGATTTGGGGCTGAGGCACTGTGGTCTTCACGCAAAACCAAGAGACTGACCTGGTGTATGTGCGAACCTGAGCCCACCCTTCCCCATGCTGGCCCTGTGCTGTAACGGGCACCCGCTCCACGGCCCTAACCGAAGCAGCCGGAATGTTTGCTGGCTGGGACGTGGCGCGGCTGGGTCAGGAACGCAGCACGGCTCTGTGTGGCTGCGCAGCCCGGTCAGGGCAAACCTGCAGGCTGAGCGGCTCCCAAGGTGGGGCGATGGCCGGTAGTGCTGTTCGGGCCTTCCGCCCGAGCAGCCTGGCTCGACGGGCCTCGTTTGGGCAGAGAGTTCGCGGAAGCCAGTCCGTCCTGCGGGGGGGGCGTTGCTGAGGTCAGTGGGGGTCAGACCCCCTCAGCCAATGTCCGGCAGTCTGGGGGGATCCTGTGAGTGGCGAGGAGACGGCAGCTGGGCAAGGAGGGTCCTTGGGTGTGAAGGAGCCAGGGCGCTCGTCTCTGGTTTGGGAGCGGCTGGCTCTAATCGTTGCCTCCAGCTGTGGAATCAATTGGCACCATCCTCACCAGCCTGAGCCAGTGCCAGCGGCTGGGGTTCAAACCAGGGGGAGGTTGGATCCTGCTtcacacccagctccagccccccaaCATGCTCGGACAGGCTGGCCCAGAGTCCCagatcctctccccccccccggccaggagATCCTGCTCCGCATTGGTACCGGCATAGGAGTGGAGCTGCTTCCCTCACCACGCAGCTTCACCCCAGCCGGCCTTCACCGCAGCCCCCACGGGACACACAAGGCCGCTCCGGCCTCCCTTCCATGtctcagcaggagagcggggccccgaggcacggggctggcagcagctccttggggctgggacacatggccCTATCCCGGTTTGTGGGCCCAGGCTCTGCCCCTCATGCTCTGCCTTAGCCTGTGGGCCCAAGCCCCTCCCTTCGTGGCACAGGCTAGCAGGGCCGGTGCTTTGGGAAATGTCCATGTCAATCAGCATGAGTAGGGCCGTCACAAGCGGCAGTGATGGCAGTGCCTGGCAACCTCATGCCACCCACAGCTGCTGCGCTAGGTTCCCCTGCTGCACCACCTGCCCTCACCACAGCCAAGGGCAAAGCTGCAGCGGGATCAGGCCTAGGGGCACTGCCCCAGCTGTCTCACTGGCAGGTGCTCCCGCTCCAGCCCGCGGGGCAGCGCAGGCTGCTCCGGCCCCGCAGCAGGCGGGAGAGCCGCTTggcctgcagggggctggggcagacgcAGCTGGACGGGGCTGGTGCTGCCGAGCCCCAGCAGGGTGCTGCCGCTCTGCAGGCTCCGACACGGGGAGGGTCGGTCGGGCGCCACAGGCCCTTACAGGGGAAGGAGCTGGAAGAAGCCAGTCACCAGGCAGAAGGAGATGGCAAGGTGCGCCGTGTCCTGGGCCCCGGCAGCCGAGGTCCACGAGCGGTAGCTGTACACGCCGCTGCCCGTCCTGTTGCCTTCCTGGAACTCGGAGCCGTCATCTGGACCAAGCTCCCCAGAGATCCTCATCCTCCTGTGGGCCGCTCCTGCCGCCACGCCTGCCGCCGcgcccgccgccgccgctgccgcCACCCGCAGCCCCGCTCCCGAGGAGCCGTAGCGAGGGGCAGCCTTGGCCCGGCTGCGGGCCATGCCCCTGCCACGGGCCgccccccgggccccgccccgcccgccctTGCAGGTGACGCTGTCGCAGAAGGCGGCGGCCAGCAGGAGGAGCGTCCAGCAGGTGGCGGTGCGTCTTTTCATCCCAGCGCTACCCCCAGCACCTGGAACAAGAGGGACCAAAAGGCACGTCAGCGCCAGGCTCCGGGCGGGGCCATCAGCACGAGCGGTGCCGTCCCCTGGGGCGGGGAAGGCTAGGTGCGGTGCCAGCAGTcaggctgggctgcaggggacCCATGCCCCTGCCTCGGCCCCTGACTGGAGCTGGGCGCTAATGGcagagccccgcctctgctggTGTGGCCTGGCCAAATCTGAGCGCAGCTGTGCCCCTGTGCACCAGGTCtcaatgccactcaaatttggagCAGCCGGGCAGGTAACCCAGGACCCTGCCTTAGCAACAGTCTGGCCGTGCCCGGCGTGCTGCCCTGAGCGTTACCCTCCCAGCAGGGATCGGCTGCTgggctctgcctggggctggCTGACGTGGGGGGCCCACGGGGACTGGATCCCAGGCAAGCACAGGAACGGCTGCCCCTGAAAGCTAGCCtggccagccccaaactgaactCTGATTCTgaaatccctccccctgccccgctgctcctcctggCCATGATCTACTGCCTCCCACCACCAAGGGAGTGCCAGGGGATGTGGGCAGGCTCCGGGGAATGAGTGGGGtacaggggctggagtggggttgggggcctCAGGGAATGTGGAGGGTGCCGGGGACTGGAGTGGGATTGGGGGGCTCAGGGAATGTGGGGGTGCAAGGGGCtggagtggagttggggggctCAGTAAcatggggggctgagggctgcaggggtttggagggcaggagaaaACAGTAACCATCACACACTGTTTCACTCAGCCCGGCCAGTCCATCTCCCTTTGCCATAGGGCCCATTTCCCATGTTCCCCTCCTAGGCACAGCACcctcaggggctgggctgggggagcagcaggcagggcctTGCCCTTTGGCTTTGCGGGAGCTCAGGTTTGCCGTGTGTGGCTGGGCTGCGTGCCCTGCTGGCATTGCAGGACGTGGCGAGGCCCTGACAGGGATCCAGTGCAGAAGGGGCCAGGGCCTGGCTGGGAAGCCAGCCGTGGGTACATGGTGCCCAATCCACAGGCTGGCAGCAGAGAAGCCTGAAGGCAGCGATTTGTCAGACCCTCTGCTGCCGAAGGAGCCAATCCAGAGAGATGGGCGCCACCTTGTGCCCCGAGCGCCTATGGCCCAGTCCTGCCAGGCACAGGGCTCCCTCTGTAGAAGCTAATGGGTACGCTCCTGGTACTATGTGTGTGGGGCCCCACTCTGTGTCCTGGCCACCCACGCTCCCACCTGGCCCTTCACATGGGCACTCAGAGCTGCTGGCCCTGCCAGCGGGTTGGCCCCAGGACTCCAGGACACCATCAGCTCttagcaccccaaacccctgggAGCCACACTGCTGAGGAATACGAGACAGCCGGGCTTGGGTGCCATTGGGGCCCCCGGGTacagctgggctgggagctgcagggcagggaatgGATGCCCAGGCCTGTAGCCCTGCATATGTGGGCCAAGCTGCACCGCGGCCCTTCACGGAACCCCCCAGCAGAggcagtttggagctggctgccGAACATTGGCAatggagtgaggggtgggggaggggggaactgtgCCAAGGAGAACCTCCTTGAGGACGAGGGGAAAGGGTTGCCTGCCAGGAAGGGGGAGTCGGGCTCAGAAGGGGTGCCTGGCTTCTGGAAGGGGTGAGAGATGGAATAGCAGCATCCCCCACCGCCAGGGTGGGAGTCAGCAATGCCccgcagctgctgctcccccctcccctgtatCCATGCCAGGCAGCAGAGCTGTGCCCATGCTGATCCCAGCCGTGCCCTCCACTGAGCGTCAGGCTGCACACAGCACAGGCATTAGCACGCTCGTTTCTAAGCGACGAGAAATAGATTCAGCTCCAGCAGAGCTGCAAACCCCTCCCTCATAGCCAAGGCCTTGGCTTCCCTTGGCACCAGCCCTCCAGGCCGGGCAGGTGAGAGGCCAGGATGCCCACCCAGGCTTCCTGAGGGCTGcaaaacccccaccccatcagccaGAGACCCCAGCGCCTCTGTGCAGCTGCTCCGAGGGGGAAATCTGCTCTGTGGCCCTGAGCACCTCAACTCCTGCCTTGTCCCCGCTGGCTCCAGGAGGCCAGCCTGCACAGCCCACATGGGGCCAGGCCTCTGCCAGATGGTCCCGTTAACGCTGCACGCACCACGCTAGTCTTGGCACTACGGTGCCCCCTTCCCTGCTGGTCCCCCCAGGCCAGCAAGCTGTGGGCATCCCTGCACACTCTGCGGCCAGGGCAGAGTCCTCTGCTGGGGCGGGACTGTTCCCGCAGTGCCCCATGCTGGACGCAGCAgcacctggctggggcaggtTGTTCTTCTTGGTTTGGTTTTGCCCGGATGAGAAGAGTCAGTCCCAGTAACTGGTTACAGTAGCCTCCTAGCCTGAGCCATGCAGGGCCAGCATGCCCACGTCCGCCCCCACACCCCGAGCACGCAGGAGCCCCCTACACCAAGGGGATCCCATCAGCAGTGAGAGCAGTAATGGTTCAGGTTGACTTTGAATAGCCCCCCTCGCCCCAGGATGGGCCAGGGTCTTGCTGGTGACCCCACAGCTCACCCAGCTGCCTCCAAACGTGCCAAGCTGCCACTGTTTATAGGCAGGGAGCCAGGAataggggcggggagggggcagggttgtgaggtggggaggggacagggggttgagtgaggagctgggagcaagggcaggtttgtggggagggggctcgggggcagggttgtggggcagggaagggactcGGGGGCAGGGTAGTGGGgcgggcaggaggctgggagcagagagaggacggggcagaggcagggttgtgaggtggggaggggatgggggcagggaggccctgggaggcagggacagggttgtggggctggcaggccctgggaggcagggacagggttgtggggctggcaggaggctgggagtagggaggggacagggcagggttgtgaggcagggcaaggggctgggaagcagtgtgaggagctggggggcagggtgaggaggAAGGTTGCTGGAActtgcagggtggggctgggtcgCTCCGCAGAGGGGatgggcccgggcccgggcccagACACCTCGGCGCCCGCTGGCCGCAGGGGGTCAGGTCGCCCCAGAGCCACCTGAGCGGAGTCAAGCTGCACTCGCTGCCCGCTCCCCCAGCACAGGTAGCCCAGGGCATGGCCCCACCACACCCGCAGCCACCAGCATCGCGGCAGGGCCAGCCCCGCTCCCTCACTGCACGACCAAGAGGGATATGGACCCCGCCAtcctctgcacccccccacaccctgccatcctctgcaaacacacacacacacaccctgccatgcttggcacacacccccacaccaccttcctctgcacaaacacacacacacacacacactccactgtCCTCTGCACACCCACACACCCTGCCATCCTCTGCACACACACCCTACCATCCtctgcacacacccacacagacacacactgcttcctctgcacacacaccccacacactgcACCATCCtctgcctacacacacacacacactccaccatCCTCTATGCGCACATCCACATGCATGCCACCATCCTCTGcacccacacccccacaccctgccaTCCTCTGCACACACACCACTATCCTCTGCGTGCACATACCTCCCCACACACCACCATCCTCTGTGCATGTGCCATTCTCTGTGCACACCCaaaaacacccacacacaccgCACCatcctctgcacacacacacatactgccatcctctgcacacacaccccacacagacacactcccACCATCCTctcgacacacacacacactccccaccatcctctgtgcgcacacacacatcaCCATCCTCTGCGCACACACATACAGAACCCACCATCCTCTGCACACACGTACCatcctctacacacacacacacaaacacaacctGCCATCCTCTCTCTCGCACACATACCATCCTCTCTGCACAAACATACAAGCACACACATACAACCATCTgcatacacacaccccaccatcctgtctcacacacacacatcaccatcctcagcacacacacacacacacacacacagaacccgccatcctctgcacacacacacgcatcacCATCatctgcacgcacgcacacacaccgccatcctctctcacacacacagagaacccgCCAtcctcagcacacacacacacagaacccgccatcctctgcacacacacacacacacatcaccatcctctgcacgcacacacacaccccgccatCCTCTGCACACCCCGGTGCCCACCCCCACCTTCctctgcgcacacacacacacaccatcctcTCTGCACAAACATACAaacacagtacacacacacacaaacctaccATCCtctgcgcacgcacacacacacacaccatcctcTCCGCACAAACATACAaacacagtacacacacacacacacctaccatCCTctgcgtgcgcgcgcacacacacacacaaagacagacagacacacacatacacagctaTTGTCCCACGCTGCCTACCGGGCAGGGAGGGGCCAGCCCCGCGGCCGAGGCTCCAGATCCCCCTGGGCTCCGCGCTGCCGATGGACGCTGCGGGCACGAGGGACCCCGTGTCCTGGGCTCGGCTCCCGGGTCCCCGGTGCAGAGGCGGCGG
The sequence above is drawn from the Natator depressus isolate rNatDep1 chromosome 7, rNatDep2.hap1, whole genome shotgun sequence genome and encodes:
- the SPRN gene encoding shadow of prion protein; translated protein: MKRRTATCWTLLLLAAAFCDSVTCKGGRGGARGAARGRGMARSRAKAAPRYGSSGAGLRVAAAAAAGAAAGVAAGAAHRRMRISGELGPDDGSEFQEGNRTGSGVYSYRSWTSAAGAQDTAHLAISFCLVTGFFQLLPL